In Lagenorhynchus albirostris chromosome 1, mLagAlb1.1, whole genome shotgun sequence, the sequence TCTGCAGCATAGGCCTGTAGCTGGAACAGAGTAAGCATCTAGTAAATTATTTGCTGTGAATGAATTATAACTATTTTGGTTTGGCTTGATTAATTGGAGCTagataatctatttttttcttccttcaactTTAATGGAAAGAGaggacccctccccccaaattgtAATTCACTTCAAGattttgggggaaaatgaaaatatccagAGTAATCTGAGGTCAGTGCTTATTAAATTGAGTccattctttctatattttatacaCCTGTATTTGTATTATCCTATATAGTTAGTGCTCCAGTAACTCTTACATTATCCTAAGATAATGTTAGATTATCCTAAGGCAATCCAAAATTATTTATCATccaagaaaacatattttaactcAGTTTACTCCTTTCCTAAGGCAAGAAATAGGAAACTCATAGATTGATAACAACCACAGTTAAAGCAAAAAATTGTATGACTCCCCATCAGTTAACTAGAATACCACAATCCCAACACTCTGAACATTCAGTTAACAAAATTTTCTAGCATGTTGCAAATCTGTCATATCTCAAATTTAATATAACTTATAATATCATGAGTTAAGGAAACTGAATTAGCAAGTTTAGCAGTATTCTAAAATTTCTCAGTTGAATGAATAGCTCTTGATAGTAAAAGTGAGGTCCAAGGAATCTGGCCTTCGCCTGGGAGCTGATTacaaatgcagagtctcaggaaGCTCCTCAGACCCAGACCCACTCAGATAAAAATCTGCATTATAACAGATCCTTGGGTAAGCCCATgaataaagtttgagaagcactgctgtaGGCAAGTGTCTTTCAGACATTTTGAATTATGACCCATAATAGgaaatacatgcacacacacataactgaagCAAAGTTTAACAAAATAATACCTATTTCTTCTATATATGATGCATTctaatattttgtgttttcttctaatttcacttacttaaaattaaatactgGTCTTGACCCACTGGATTGACTTCACTATCTTTTGGAATGGGTCAACAGacttatatttgaaaaatcactACTCAGTAAATGGAAAATCACTGATGGAATCTGTGGATTAAGTAGGCTGGGTGTGGAGAAGACTCAGGCAGTTTAGGTTAAAGCTAACTCAAATTTCACCAGATTGCTAGGATGGGACCTAATAATTTGcacttttaacaagttcccaagttaatgctgctggtcctgggaccatactttgagaacctaTGATCTATATTAGTAAGGATGGTGATAAAGAGAAAgtggattccacatatatttagGGGTAAAAATCTACAGAACTTGGAGGTTAGTCAGTATGAGCTGGAATCTGTAAAAGCAGTTAGAGGAGGTAAATATTGGAAAGCAAATTTGGCTTTGGAGTAGAGAGATATATTGTCAATTGAAAAAGAATCATCATTTGTTTTATAGAGCTGGTTTACCTCCAGCATACTTGGACAAAGGATGAGAaatggttctttaaaaaagaaactcactttgcatttctaaaaggcctctttttttttttttaagcaattagAGTAACTGACCTCATACATTAGGATACCTTTAGAATTAACTAGGAGGGTTGAAAGGTATAATTGGCCTGTGCTCCTTTGCCTGATGTCACCCAATGTCTTTCTTCCCTGCTAGCAAAAGTAAACTCACATGAGGACCAAGATTACACACTGAGTCATTGGCAGCTAGAGCTGCTATTAGAGTCTAGGCCTTTCAGCTTTGTGTAATATCAATAAATGTCACCCAGGCTTTGTGTAGTTATGGCTTTTGCAGAGTATACTCTGCAGCCAAAGGAAATCGTGTGGCATTTATTATCCTCAAATGTTGTTCAGAGCAGTATTCAGGTACTATAGGGGTGATAATGATGAGTTGAGATCCAGCCTAAGTTATTTACAGTCCAACGTAAAGTGTTACAAGACAGTTCAGTTTGAGCTTTAAGATAGTTACATAGTATGGAGATTCAGGAAGTAAATCATTCACATCTAGTGCAGTTATCTAGAAAGGCCTTGTCAATGAAGTGGCACTTAACTAAATTGCTTTTTTAATGTGAATGCCActtcaatatataaaatgaataaaaatactaaCATATAAACATCATGTGTCTTCATACaactctaaatttttttaaacgtaTAGTATAACACATAAAACTGAAACTCCaaaaccaataaaaatttaatttacaacATTAATGTGATGGATAGTGATAGGCTGCAGAAATAAAATTCTTGCTTACAATGTAAATTTCTAAAGTTTAGTGTTGTTAGTGAAGGTTTGGGGGCTGGGCTGCttgagtttgaatcctagctTTGCTACCTCCATTCTGTATGTCCATGGAAAGGTTGCATAGCCTCTCTAGTTTTATTACTTATAAAATGGGGTTCCAAACTTATAGgactattgtgaagattaaaaagtTAGTACATGTAAAATGGATAGACAGCTCCAGACATGATAATAAATATACAGTGATTCCCGGCTATTAAAACTGACGGCTACAGCAAAGATTATTTTGAGCTCAGTATTCCTGTCATTGAATGTCATGTAGTGACTCAGTTTTCCCACTTGGATTCATATCATTATGAAACTTGGCTCTGTTATGGAGCTATGACATCTTTGGCATTTGTTGACAAGACTGCATCACTAACTTATTTGTCTGCCTCTGAGAGAAAATACCTATTTCTTTACAATGAGAAATGCAGTTACCCTATGGGCAAGTTTAGTTATGTGAGTATTCCCACTACCATCAGCAATCTCATACCTATTCTCTCTCTACCAGGAATTAACTAGAAAACTGAGTCTGAGAATTCACTGTGATGGTTCTAGAAATTCTGCAGTTCTTTCCCTTTGACAAATCTACCGGCCAGAAAACCAAGACATAATCAGAAGGTGGCTTGGTAGCATGAAATCACAGTCTATCAACTAGAAAACCCTGTATTCATTTCTACACTATATAGGTAGCATGACTAATCGTATTTAAGATCAGTCTTGGGagataaatagaattttttaaaagggaaaggtATTCAGATGATGGGTATAGCTTGAGCCCAGGTATGAAGGTAAGAATATATGTTTTATGTCCCAGGATCAGTGAGTTGTGTGATTTAGCTAAAGCATAGGATGTATGAAAGGGTAATGAAAGATTAAACTGGAAAGGTAGGTTTCCAGTCCTTCATTTCCTGGAGGACTTTGCATATCAGAATGAGAAATCAGGCATGCACGCTTTCCTCCCCTGCTCccagttttgtgtttgtttttgagcAATAAAGTGGCATGAACAGAATTATACTTCAGGAAGATTGATCTGGAGACGTAATGTTTGAATAGGTTAGAATGAGGGAGGACCCAGAGGAAAGTAAATTAGAGAGAAGGCGATCCCAGTAGTTCAACTAAGAGTATTCATAACCTAAAGAGGGGggcaatagaaagaaaataacatatgAATAATGTTATTATGTTAGACTACAGGAGTTGCCAATATATTGTATGTAAAGATTGACAGAGAGAGTTTTTAAATATTACCAAAATTTTAGTCTGAAGGAATGGTAGTGTCAATAAGAAAGAAGTCAGGATAGTTTGGTTTTGtgggaaataaaaaagaggctTTGGATATGTTGAGTTGGGGTCTTAACAGAATATGCCCCAGCTGGCAGAATAGGTACCCAGCAGGAAACCGGCAAATCCAGAAGTAGAGAAGTAGGGATGAAAATGTGGGAGTTGTCTAgcagattatagttgaaattgTGAAAATTCACCATGGGAGAGAAGAGGACAAAGGACTATTGATACTGAGGAATATTTACTTaccttaagaaggaaggaagggatacaGAACAGTGCAAGAACTAAGAGATCCAAGTGTTCATAAGCTAAGACAAGAGAGAACTGCAGAAGGGAGGAGGTGGTCTGAACACTGAAAAAGGGCTATAGGATTTGGTGGTTGGAAGTTACTGCTGACCTGCAGGGGCAGCATGTtcttccctgcccccccccacctcaTATACTAAGAACACAAGGAAATAGAGGGAGCGGAtggtgaggaagtggagacaGTGCATGAAACAGTTCTTTCAAAAGGATTGgcaaagaaagaggagagaaagaagatggGAAGAGGGTGATGGTGGGTTCCAAGgaatacttgtgtgtgtgtgtgttttaatagaTGAGGGTAACTTTAGTTAAGAAGGAGCAGAGAACAATAATACTTAAGGAGTCAAGAGGGTAAGTGACTGCTTAAGTTCTGTCAGGAGGCTGGAAGGAACATGATCAAGAGCACTAGTAAATGGGTTAGCCTAGATAAAGGACTCTAATTCAGAAGTAAGGGGGAAGCAGCACTAAGAGAGATCAGGGAActgaggggaaaggaaagaaagtggaGAGAAGTGTTTGTCAGAAGTTCTCAGTATTCTCAAGAAAGATAAGGCAAAGGAATCTGCTGAGAAGAGAGGTGTGATTGGAGTTGGAGTTGGATGGTAGGAAAGGTCTTGGAACAGCTGCCACTGCATATTTATTAGGGAGCTCGCCAGATGAGAAGGGTTGTAAGGATGCAGCAGGAGCCAGCTAGTATGCGTCTGTGGTAGAGAATGTGACTGTGTATCTTTCTCTAGGAATATTAAACACACTGATGACAAGGAAAGTAAATGCAGTGTGTTGCCCAGGActggaaagctggcagaagatCGTGGGGATGAGGGATTCTAATAGTTTTCCAAGTGCTTTTTTGAAATCATAGGAACTCCTAGATGTGTAAAATGCTTTGATGAGGATAAAGGGGGAATTCACAGAGGTATAGGAAGTATGAAGAAAgtagaaattgttttttttttaagaatttgagaTATTGGAGCTGTAGCATGCCTAATGTTGAAGTTGAAGGCTTATGCCAATTGGCAATTAGAATGGAATAGAGCAGGAATTCTTCACTTTGGAAAGGTAGACAGTTTATAAGGCCAAAGTGTTGATAGATTAATTCACAAGGATATTGGCAGGAAATAGCGTGGAGGGACAATTTTGAACCTCTTGGAGAAGGAAAACTGTGCGAAGGTTGAATAAGTCAGTGACTTGATCTTCAGCTGAGGAAAGAATAGCTGGTGAGTCAAGGTGGAGGAATAATCGTGCAGAAGGAGCAGTAAAAGGCCAGGGCACTTTAGTCTTCCTTCCAGGATATAAAACCCCTATAGCCCTAGCTTCTACACTTACTATGACTTTAGGTAAATTACGTAGCCTTGCTaagcttcagttttttcatctgtgaaaacaagataaaaatagtgtctacctcataggattattgtgattACTcagtgagataatgtatgtaaaacataTAGCACAGAACCTACCAAATATATTAGATGTTCTTGCTGCCGTTGCTGACATTGACATGTATGAAAGATACGTAGATTTTGCATAAAGTACGCTATGCTGTGTCACTGATTGCAGCATAGAATAGATACCACTTGTGGCCAGTGTCACTCCTGACACTGAGCAGTGTTAATACCAGAGTCCTTCACATCTCTCACCTTTAAGTAGTAGGACTCACCTTCACCGAAACATTTTAGAAGTTTGTATCATCACAGAAATACGGTTTTTAGTAAATTTGAGGAGGATAGGGATATCCATGGAGTCAAGGGAAATTgttcaaaagaaaacaagaacaataGAAGGAGCTAGTAGATTTGTACCACATCAAACTAAATTGTGGAAGAGCTTCTCAGAGTTGTATTTCTAGAGCTGAAGCTGGCCATGCCAGGGATTAGACATATAAAGGATAGAGTGATAACCTGGGAGACCATGTTAGCTGTAGGGAAGCAGGCTGATACTCGTGGAAGACATACAAATACAGTAACAGAATCCCAAGTGTCAAAACAGGGCAGGCAGTAGGAGCTCAGAAAAAGGAGAgattccttttgttgttgttgttgttgttgttgtaaacTTAGGTACTCTTCAGATGGCCCATGTAACCTCAGTTCTAGGAAAACATagcttcaaaaatgaaaaaagttactCTGAGTTCTAAGTAACTTTACCCCTTCTTCTAGCCCTTGGAATTTGCTCTGTaggagtttgttttttaaatctttggtcACATGAAAGTAAATCTTTGACTTATGAGAGTTCACATTCTATGTCTCTTACTACTTTTCCTTGCTGTTTTTGGCAGGTAAACGGCCAAGACCTAAAGAACCTGCTGCACCAGGATGCTGTAGACCTCTTTCGTAATGCAGGCTATGCTGTGTCCCTGAGAGTGCAGCACAGGGTAGGTGTCATTTGCTGCCGCCAGGCTTTTGTAACGTTGTGAATAAACCATGTGGTGTAATTTTCAGTAGTGTGTTTGGCTTTTTTCCTTTCACTGTCATTCTTTTGAAAAACCTGTCTGGCACAGGCAGGGGTCTTCTGAGACTTCTGCTTATCATTAAAGGAAATTTATAACAGTATGTTTGCAACCCAGGTCCTGGCTTCAAGGTAATGTGCCCTAAAGATAAAGCTTGAcaaccaaattaaaataaatggggaaaaatacaaccagaatcaattttatttcttactaGGGAAGGAAATATATGTCTGCCCTTGAACATTCTTATTTATGAAACTCTAAGTGCAACGATGGTGGGTTTTTTGATACCCACTATGTGCTTTTCCCTATCACCACAACGAACCCTTTTCTTATCAACTTGGGGATCCTCTTGACCAAAGTTCTAGCGCTCAAAGGGGAGCTCCAGGAAAAAGGAAATGGGATTCAGAATTCAGTCAAGTTAGCACCTATTCTACATCCATTCCTTAGTTCCTAGTGTTTTATAATTTGGATAATGAGAAGAGAAGCCTGAGTGGACATAATTCCTCCCATAGCACGAAGGACTTTGGAATGCATTTACAACACAGTTTAGTTGTACCTTTAAAGTTACTCCCTCTTGAACTTATGCTGTCTTTGCTTCATTAACTCCTGAGTGAGGCTTCAAAGTTCAACAGGAGATAGTTAAAAAAAAGTGGAGAGGGCAAGGCACAAAAGATATCTGAGAAAACAGCTGGGGTTGCAAGCAGAATCTCAGCGTGCTGGATTAGAAAACAGGTTGATAGGAGACATTGGTATTCAGCTGCTTCTGCCTTGGCTCTTCTTTGTTTCGAAAGCATGGGAGAATGTATGCAATAGATAAAGGCAAGCAAATATAGGCATACGCTTTAGATACGATTAGAGTTCTTTTTGAAGGCATGTGAGAAGTGATTTCCAAGGTTCATTTTTTAGGAAACTTCCATAAATAACTCCaaacaaaacagatttttctGGTCAAGGAACTGGCCTAGCCCTAAAAACCATGTCTTTCTACTGAGTGTGTTCTCTCAGGACATCTCATCAGGAAATGAATGAAAGATGTAGAGGTGGGATAGAGGATAGAAAAGGTAGTTTGTTCAGTCTTGTCTTTCAGATTGAGGGCGTCAGAGTTTCATGGATTGTAATAAGGAGATTAAATCTAATTAAAGATGGCATTGCAGTTGCTGCCACTTACCTATTAAAAGTTAATGTtaatctaattcaaaaagatacatgtaccccaatgttcatagcactatttacaatagccaggacatggaagcaacctaagtgtccagatgaatggataaagaagatgtggggtgtgtgtgtgtgtgtgtgtgtgtgtgtgtgtgtgtgtgtgtgtgtaatggaatattactcagctgtaaaaaaagaatgaaatattgccatttgcaggaacatggatggacttagagattatcatattaagtgaagtaagtcagacaaagacaaatactgtatgatatcacttatatgtggaatcttaaaaagtgatacaaatgaacttatttatgaaacagaaatagactcatagacatagaaaacaaacttatggttaccagaggggatagtgggggcagaggggggagagataaattaggagtttgggattagcatatacacagtactatgtataaaatagataaacaagaacctactgtatagcacagggaactatattcaatatcgtgtaatagctataatggaaaagaatctgaaaaagaatacgtaTATAAGTGAATcgccttgctgtacacctgaaactaacacaacattgtaaattaactatacttcagttttaaaaaacggtttaaaaaaaaggtaatgttAAGAAAGGCTACCTTTTACAAAATTGATTGAAATAAAGAAAGACCACCAGCCTCAAAATGGAATGCTTAGACAATGAAGAATTATAACTGTTAggatatgatttatttttacttatttacctTTGAGTCTTTTACTTCCGTTCCATATAGGTTTCACCTTTATCTTTGCCTAGTATTACAGAATAGGGGATGAAGGACAGGACCCCACCTTCGGAAGGAGTGGGTACCTTTTGGGAATTGGAAGTATTTCTAAATAATGGCATTGCACCTGTGTTAACATTGCTCAGATCTGCTCTTATTGCACTCTGATGACTGATAATCTTTCTAGAAAGATGGACACACCCTGCCCCTGGCCAGTAATTTCCAGGCTCCCTATAGGATCAACAGACTTCACCTCATATCTTCATTTTCCTGGTATGATACACATATAGCTTGGTGGAGACAGTACAGAAATAGAAAGAGGTTATCTCAGGGGTCCCTTTAGGTCAGTAGCACAGCAAGGTTAAATGCCTCCCCAtcagatttattttgtttccaaagaATTGGTGAGATTGTTGTATCAACTCAGGACAAACAGAGAGGACTCCTGTTCGATAGTGCTTGGGGTTTACAGCTTTGGGTGGTATAGAGACTGTAGACCCAGGTAATGTGTCAGCTTGGACATTTCAGTTGTGGTGAACACACATTGGTCACTACAGTTaacatttttcttccccttccagTTACAGGTGCAGAATGGGCCTCTAGGACATCACGGTGAAGGGGAGCCAAGTGGTATTCCCGTAACTGTGGTGCTGGTGCCCGTGTTTGCCCTCATCATGGTAGCAGCCTGGGCCTTCGTGAGATACCGGCAACGACTTTGAAAAGCTTGCTTTCTTCCAGTGCTCCCGGAGAAGAAGatacatttctctctttctctcaccctcctcccctgccaTTCTCCCATAACTTTCCCTCTCTCTACATAGCCAACACACAATTTAAAGAGACTGCTACCCAACCAGAACCTTGCTGCTCAAAATCTCTAAATCCTCATACTCTGGTGGGAGAGTAAAGGCGTTGTTTGAAGGAATGCTGAAAGAAGGACTTGCCTAGAACAAATGAAGAGTTATATATTTTACTAGGACCACCAATAGAAGTTCAGCTGCAACCCAGAGAGGGAGAGGTCCAGTCTTCCCATCACCATGCGTGATTCCTTTTTTCTTACCTGGCATGTGTCAAAGATCAGCTGtaataagaggaagaaaggatttttctctttaatgatCTTCATTGGGAAGTTTTTGTGTCCTTTATTTAATTTCTAACTACCTACTTGGGCACCTACTTTGTATCAAACAGAGGTGAATGAAGAGagaatttctacttttttaagaaagcaaaaaaaatacacatacatatacatattcatatatgatAGTGTAATAGTGATGCCTTATGGAGAATTAAAGAGAAAGCAACTCTGGTTTCTGGGTTTCTGATGTAAGAATTAAGGGATAATCTTAACTGAAGAATTTGATACATAGCAGGAGTGAGAGAGTGAGCCTTAAGAGAGGATGCAACTAATTAAAAATCTTAGAACAATATTTCTTCTCATAATAGCTGCGGTGAAGTTGAGGTAAAATGACATAATCCAGCTTTGTGCAAGTCAGTCTGTTTAAAAAACTCGGGAGATGTAAATATAAACCTTACTAATCTCTGGGCTACCCTAGTGACTGTTTTGGTACCTTACAGACCTGATAAAGGATCAGCTGGAATGTCTGTGGTCAGAGCTATAACTATGGCGATGGGGCCAAACCAACCCAGTGAAAAAACTCAGGCTATCTACCAGTCTTGTTTCGACTAACAGGCAAAATCTGAGAAAGGGACTGCTGCCAGCAGGATGGGCATGAAATCAGCTCTGCTTCAATTCAGTTAAGTTGAAAGGATTTGGATTGCTACTGTTTTTTGAAAGGTTCTGAACGCTGGTTATGGcttttaatgaataaatcattTTGCGGGGAAGGCGAAGaaaagagttttgtttgttttagcggCTAGGGAAGTTTGCTGGATGTTTCAAGGAGAAGCCTTACGGATGAATGGATGTTAGGGAATACCAAGGATATAAGTGAGGTGGGAACCCTCCTGTTCGTGTGGTATTGAAGGTTGGTTTTAAAGCACTAAGGAGAGCTGAACCAAGACTAATTTTCTGGCTTAAAGAAAATCATTTCCATCCTCTAAATATACTGGCCAGGCTATAGGCTTTATATAATCTTGACAGCAAGAGTATGAAGACTTTCCCTCAGGCAGTGAGTTGTGTCCAATTTTTAGCATGGATGATCTGATAAGAATTTTATAAGTGTTGATTGGACATCAGCTTTGTTATGACTTTTACAAAGAAGCAAAATACTTAGCCTCCATTCctaaagggtttttgttttttggttccaGTTGGGAAGAGAACACCTttacacataaaataataaacaattacCTCCATAGGCAAGGCAATGTAAGTTAGTGTCAAATTTATATTGCAAACCAAAGGGAACGGTTACTGAGAATAGAGGCACTTGAGAAAGTTGCATGGAGGAAGGGAACAAGTTAAGGACCCTTGAGGAGCTCACAGTCAAGAGAATTCATAAATAGATGAGAAGTTAAAAGTATATCATCAGGTTAAGTAATAGTTGagaacaataataaaagaaatggtaCTTTTCAGAGTATGATGCAGCTACAAAGACGTGcagacacattttctttttttttttttttaggaattcagaaaaagaaagctgtCACGTAATGGCATCAGGCCAGAGTGGAAAgggaaggcttttaaaaataaaaaccccagTTAAGACCTTGCCTCTGGGTCACCGATTGGTATAAGAAGAAACTTGCTGTAAACAATCCTAAGAGGATTTCTGCCTTCAGACCTGAACTGTTCAGTACCTCTGAGACTCACTTAGACAACTGCATTCAGTATTCCAGTTCTCACCTCAACCAGCCCCTCTGTGGAGGCACAACCTCGGGTGCCCTCCCTGTATCTGGAGGAATGTGCAGCAGCTTCTGCAGTGGGCCTGCTTTCCTCCCAGGATTCCTTTCAGGGTTTGGACATTAACTCCTGAGAGGACCTTGAGACATACAAAAGGAAGCAAATGGCAAGCAGGAAGGAAagctattttgttttttgtttgttggtatatgtaaataaaaacaccTATCCCATCATTGGTAGAGGTTTTGCTTTGGTTGATAATAGGGATTCCAATGCACTTTAATAATTCAGGTTTTCTCTGGAATTAAATAGCGTTTAAAGATCAATATAGTAAAGGTTTAGGCAAATATGCTACTTCAATTATATTCTTATTTCTGATTCtctagaaaattaaattattaccATAGATGAAGTATTGGAGTCCATTGTAGGTCATTAAAAAATGCATCCTATTTATAGATTGAATCTAACATTTCTATCACTTTATCGATTGTAGCTAATATTCTTCCCACCTAAATTACTatgttcaaagttttaaaaattgaatgaaaatCTTTTTTAAGACATTTACTTAAAACACTTTGCTACATTTATCATCCTATATTATACATACAATTCTAATAAGACGTTGTTTGCTTCAGTCGTCTCTCTTTTCCTGCCAAGTTTTAACCAATGCTATTgatttaacttaatcacaccatCTAGAATGTGtaatagaaaaaggaaattaataccTGTTACTACATTCTGTGCCAGGTACTAAACTAAACCCTGATTGGTAACACTGTTTCTTCATGCCTCACAACTCTGAAGTCTAAGTATTGTTAAAAAGAcactaaagaaaagagaataaattgtTCTACTAAGATTACATAGGTGGTAATAGTAGAATCAGGATTTAAACTCAGGACTTCAGGTGCCACCACCAATATTTCCTTactggcagtggttctcaaagtgaggtCTCTGGACAAAAACATTAGCactacctgggaacttgttaggaaAGCAAATTCTTGGGCTCtaccctagacctactgaatcagaaattgaGTAGGGCacccagcaatctgttttaatACTCCATCCAGGTGActgatgcacattaaagtttgagaatcactgctctatgCCAATAGTCACCTTTTTCTCAGGTTAGAATCACCCAGAGAGCTGATAAAAATTCTGATGCCCAGGCTGCACCTAGATCAGTTAAGCAGAATCTCTAGGGGTGGGAATAGGGCAGCAGTAGAACAGAGTTCATGTAATTCCAGTGTGCAgtgtcaggaaaaaca encodes:
- the SYNJ2BP gene encoding synaptojanin-2-binding protein; the protein is MNGRVDCLVTEEEINLTRGPSGLGFNIVGGTDQQYVSNDSGIFVSRIKENGAAALDGRLQEGDKILSVNGQDLKNLLHQDAVDLFRNAGYAVSLRVQHRLQVQNGPLGHHGEGEPSGIPVTVVLVPVFALIMVAAWAFVRYRQRL